One window from the genome of Spirosoma rhododendri encodes:
- a CDS encoding TonB-dependent receptor, which yields MIKISHLIKIFICLLLSLPTFAQVTGKVIDAADKSPIVGASIVIVGAQKGTTTNADGNFSLDAPVGSSISISFIGYETQTLTAAATNTVSLSSTATNLSEVVVAVGSRNSQRTLTDTPLPVDILSTKELTSTGQPTFDKALQYRVPSFNTVNTPVNDATTLLDPWEIRNMGPSRTLVLVNGKRKNLSSLLYVQFSPGRGETGVDLSAIPQQAIKRVEILRDGASAQYGSDAIAGVMNVILKDRFDYSSLNINTGITSKGDGGLVDVAFNSGANFGTKGFVNYTVNLSQQNSAVRSGIVDARTEIATFGGSTAADALITNYLKDYPTAGNINGTGAISAGKFLINAGIPLGDNHELYANAEMVTKRVLSYANFRPPYWRQDRGLLHSPTDNGGKNYLTQATLAYPNQDALSLYNGYIGYAPTFEGNLLDYNASIGARGENNGWKHDISLTTGYNQQIYSVENTVNRTLGKSSPTRFRPGGYAFGNLVGNIDISRQVTDKLGIAFGMEGRSETYTITAGDTASYSGEGANSFPGISANNAGVFQRFNIGGYVDLSYDITKNFLINGTARTEKYSDFGNANVWKISSRYKLAEDKVVLRGSVSTGFRAPSLHQIYAQSTQASFIGGSIQLSGLFNNKSTQARLLGIPALKPERSTNISLGVALNPTRNLSVTLDYYNIKVKDRIVYSSTISSSNPSSALGQILNQAGVTSIQFFINGIQTTTAGLDYVVSYRNLPAGRGKVGLNLAGNFQLVNRIDGTPADPEAIRAAGSSILNTQIKSLLTESRPKYKSILGIDYAISKWTFNLNNTLFGPTYFQDLDNGGSIMENIRAAFKPAVVTDLSVGYTFGKNLSATANVNNLFNVLPKWDLVALNETGSQYLANAQQAADLRSYLSFNGRYSILGYNGAQFSQLGTTFNANIQLRF from the coding sequence ATGATTAAAATCTCCCATCTAATCAAAATTTTCATTTGCCTTTTACTTTCATTACCAACTTTTGCTCAAGTAACAGGCAAAGTCATTGATGCCGCCGACAAATCGCCCATCGTGGGGGCGTCTATCGTGATTGTCGGTGCCCAGAAAGGCACGACAACTAACGCTGACGGCAATTTCTCGCTCGATGCACCGGTCGGCAGTTCGATCAGTATCTCGTTTATCGGGTATGAAACCCAGACGCTGACAGCCGCTGCCACCAACACTGTCTCTCTGTCATCAACAGCCACCAACCTGTCGGAAGTGGTTGTGGCCGTGGGTAGCCGCAACTCGCAACGCACCCTCACCGATACTCCCCTACCCGTCGATATTCTGTCGACAAAGGAATTAACCTCAACCGGGCAGCCAACGTTCGACAAAGCCCTGCAATATCGGGTGCCGTCGTTCAACACCGTCAACACGCCGGTCAACGACGCGACTACCCTGCTCGACCCCTGGGAAATTCGCAACATGGGCCCCAGCCGTACGCTTGTTTTGGTTAACGGCAAACGCAAAAACCTCAGCTCGCTGCTCTACGTACAGTTTTCACCGGGTCGTGGTGAAACCGGCGTCGATTTGTCGGCCATTCCGCAGCAGGCGATCAAGCGGGTCGAAATCCTGCGCGACGGTGCATCAGCACAGTACGGTTCCGACGCCATTGCCGGGGTAATGAACGTTATCCTGAAGGACCGCTTCGACTATTCGTCGCTGAATATCAACACAGGTATCACATCGAAAGGCGACGGTGGACTGGTCGATGTGGCATTCAACAGCGGGGCCAATTTCGGCACGAAAGGCTTCGTAAACTACACCGTCAATCTGTCGCAGCAGAACAGTGCTGTGCGATCAGGGATCGTCGACGCCCGCACCGAGATTGCTACGTTTGGGGGTAGCACAGCCGCCGACGCGCTCATCACCAACTACCTGAAAGACTACCCAACGGCCGGGAACATCAACGGCACGGGCGCTATTTCGGCGGGTAAATTCCTGATCAACGCCGGTATTCCGCTGGGCGACAACCACGAGCTGTATGCCAACGCGGAAATGGTGACCAAGCGCGTGCTGAGTTACGCCAACTTCCGCCCACCCTACTGGCGGCAGGACCGGGGTTTGCTGCACAGCCCTACCGACAACGGTGGCAAAAACTACCTCACGCAGGCCACGCTGGCCTATCCTAACCAGGACGCCCTGAGCCTCTACAATGGCTACATCGGTTACGCGCCTACCTTCGAGGGTAACCTGCTCGACTACAACGCCAGCATCGGAGCGCGGGGTGAAAACAACGGCTGGAAACACGACATCAGCCTGACGACGGGTTATAATCAGCAGATCTACAGCGTTGAAAACACGGTTAACCGGACGCTCGGCAAGTCGAGCCCGACGCGCTTCCGGCCGGGCGGCTATGCCTTCGGTAACCTCGTTGGTAACATCGACATCTCGCGGCAGGTGACGGATAAGCTGGGCATTGCGTTCGGTATGGAAGGCCGCTCGGAAACGTACACCATCACGGCGGGCGACACGGCTTCGTATTCGGGCGAAGGGGCCAACTCATTCCCCGGCATCAGTGCTAACAACGCGGGTGTTTTCCAGCGGTTCAACATCGGCGGTTACGTCGACCTGAGCTACGACATCACCAAAAATTTCCTCATCAACGGAACCGCGCGGACGGAGAAATACAGCGATTTCGGCAATGCCAACGTCTGGAAAATCTCGTCGCGCTACAAACTCGCCGAGGATAAAGTCGTGCTGCGCGGATCGGTGTCGACGGGTTTCCGGGCTCCTTCGCTCCACCAGATTTACGCCCAGTCGACGCAGGCATCGTTCATCGGCGGGTCGATTCAATTGTCGGGTCTGTTCAACAATAAAAGTACGCAAGCTCGTTTGCTGGGTATCCCGGCGCTGAAGCCCGAACGGTCGACCAACATTTCGCTGGGCGTGGCCCTCAACCCAACCCGCAACCTGAGCGTCACGCTTGATTACTACAACATCAAGGTGAAAGACCGGATCGTGTATAGCTCAACCATCAGTTCGTCGAACCCATCGAGTGCGCTGGGACAGATTCTGAATCAGGCCGGGGTTACGTCGATTCAGTTTTTCATCAACGGCATTCAGACCACTACCGCCGGTCTTGACTATGTGGTGTCGTACCGCAACCTGCCAGCGGGCCGGGGTAAGGTCGGCCTGAACCTGGCGGGTAACTTCCAGCTAGTCAACCGCATCGACGGGACACCCGCCGACCCCGAAGCGATCCGGGCGGCTGGGTCGAGCATTCTGAACACGCAGATCAAATCGCTGCTGACCGAAAGCCGCCCCAAGTACAAGTCGATTTTGGGTATCGATTACGCCATCAGCAAGTGGACGTTCAACCTGAACAACACGCTGTTTGGCCCGACCTATTTTCAGGACCTCGACAACGGCGGTTCGATCATGGAAAACATCCGGGCGGCATTCAAACCGGCCGTCGTGACCGACCTGAGCGTGGGCTACACCTTCGGCAAGAATCTGTCGGCAACAGCGAACGTCAACAACCTGTTCAACGTCCTGCCCAAGTGGGATCTGGTGGCGCTCAACGAAACGGGGTCGCAGTACCTGGCCAACGCGCAACAGGCCGCTGACCTGCGCAGCTACCTATCGTTCAACGGTCGCTACAGCATTCTGGGCTACAACGGTGCGCAGTTCAGTCAGCTGGGCACGACCTTCAACGCCAACATTCAGCTACGTTTCTAG
- a CDS encoding glycosyltransferase family 2 protein: protein MDDPQVSIIAPLYNESETLPHLVTRLNTLMDRLSLRIEVVLVDDGSRDQTALLMQELALADARYHCVFLSRNYGHQIALTAGIAAARGSEALFIIDGDLQDPPELLPDFYQKLKEGYDVVYAVRKKRKEGWLKRMAYAGFYKFMRSISYVDIPLDSGDFSLISRRVANVMKQMPEESRFIRGMRSWIGFRQTGIEYDRDARLVGTSKYSFKMLRKLAYNGIFNFSEYPIKLVTRLGVITLVFAVLYLIQTLIKKYYYGDVPQGFTATLLVIILFSGVQLLALGLIGEYVLRIFFQSKGRPLYIVREVIRHQERQADYDTDPVSYQTKIAPNQPR, encoded by the coding sequence ATGGATGATCCCCAAGTTTCGATCATTGCTCCGCTTTACAACGAATCCGAAACGTTGCCCCACCTGGTGACCCGGCTAAACACGCTGATGGACCGGTTGTCGCTACGTATCGAAGTCGTGCTCGTTGACGATGGCAGTCGGGATCAAACGGCGCTGTTGATGCAGGAACTGGCCCTTGCTGATGCCCGGTACCACTGCGTGTTTCTATCCCGCAACTATGGCCATCAGATCGCTCTGACGGCCGGTATCGCAGCCGCGCGGGGGAGCGAAGCTCTGTTTATCATCGACGGCGATTTGCAGGACCCGCCGGAACTGCTCCCCGACTTCTACCAAAAGCTGAAAGAAGGCTACGACGTGGTGTATGCTGTTCGGAAGAAGCGCAAAGAGGGCTGGCTTAAGCGCATGGCCTATGCGGGCTTCTACAAATTCATGCGGTCAATTTCGTACGTCGATATTCCGCTGGATAGCGGTGATTTCTCGCTCATCAGCCGTCGGGTTGCCAACGTCATGAAGCAGATGCCGGAGGAAAGCCGTTTTATTCGGGGGATGCGCTCCTGGATAGGGTTCCGGCAAACGGGTATCGAGTACGATCGGGATGCGCGTCTGGTTGGTACCTCCAAGTATTCGTTCAAGATGCTGCGCAAACTGGCCTATAACGGGATCTTTAATTTCAGCGAATACCCGATCAAACTGGTAACCCGACTGGGGGTGATCACGCTGGTTTTCGCCGTGCTGTATCTGATCCAGACGCTGATAAAGAAGTACTACTACGGCGACGTGCCGCAGGGATTCACCGCTACACTGCTGGTTATCATACTATTCAGTGGGGTACAGCTGCTGGCGTTGGGCCTGATCGGCGAATACGTACTACGAATTTTCTTCCAGTCGAAAGGCCGACCGCTGTATATTGTCCGGGAAGTAATCCGGCATCAGGAACGGCAGGCAGACTACGACACCGACCCGGTATCCTATCAGACAAAAATCGCCCCTAATCAACCGCGCTAA
- the ribD gene encoding bifunctional diaminohydroxyphosphoribosylaminopyrimidine deaminase/5-amino-6-(5-phosphoribosylamino)uracil reductase RibD, translating into MSVFTQSMAAQVQYMRRALELATLGRGQVSPNPMVGCVIVHEPTQRIIGEGWHQRYGEAHAERNAIQAIHPDDLSLLPDSTAYVTLEPCSHYGKQPPCANLLIEMGVGRVVCCNDDPNPLVGGQGFQKLEQAGIRVERGLLAEEGRLLNARFFTFMEQQRPYIILKWAETSDGFIGGPGGQPVSISGPKSQRLVHKWRSEEDAIMVGTNTARNDNPRLNTRLWPIQAGPGKNPIRIVIDRHGTLPDDLHLFDGSQRTIILKSERVNRDAGPERKSDLIEAAECQPLEWINANFSTPESLFHSFTLSLFEQRITSVLVEGGAALLNSFLAEGLWDEMRVFRSPKLLGDGVKAPTVQGRLICREMIGDDELTVYRPV; encoded by the coding sequence ATGAGTGTTTTTACGCAGTCAATGGCCGCGCAGGTGCAATACATGCGTCGTGCGCTCGAACTGGCGACGCTGGGTCGGGGGCAGGTTAGTCCGAACCCCATGGTGGGTTGCGTCATTGTCCATGAACCAACGCAACGCATCATTGGCGAAGGCTGGCATCAACGCTACGGCGAAGCCCACGCCGAACGAAATGCTATTCAAGCGATACACCCCGACGATCTATCGCTGCTCCCCGACAGCACGGCCTATGTCACGCTGGAACCCTGCTCGCATTACGGGAAACAGCCGCCTTGCGCTAATTTGTTGATTGAGATGGGCGTCGGGCGGGTCGTCTGCTGCAACGACGATCCGAATCCACTGGTTGGGGGGCAAGGCTTTCAGAAACTCGAACAGGCCGGTATTCGCGTCGAGCGGGGGCTGCTGGCGGAAGAAGGGCGATTGCTGAACGCCCGCTTTTTCACATTCATGGAACAGCAGCGGCCGTATATCATCCTGAAATGGGCCGAGACAAGCGACGGATTCATTGGCGGACCGGGTGGGCAACCAGTATCGATCAGCGGGCCAAAGAGTCAGCGGCTGGTGCATAAATGGCGGAGTGAAGAGGACGCGATTATGGTCGGTACGAACACCGCCCGCAATGATAATCCGCGCTTAAACACGCGTCTATGGCCAATCCAGGCCGGGCCTGGCAAAAATCCCATCCGCATCGTCATCGACCGCCACGGCACACTGCCCGATGATCTGCATCTCTTCGACGGATCGCAGCGGACGATAATTTTAAAGAGTGAAAGAGTGAACCGGGACGCCGGACCGGAGCGAAAGAGCGATTTGATAGAGGCAGCTGAGTGCCAACCATTAGAATGGATAAACGCTAATTTTTCGACACCGGAATCGCTCTTTCACTCTTTCACTCTTTCGCTCTTTGAACAGCGCATTACCTCCGTTCTCGTCGAAGGCGGGGCTGCGTTGCTGAACTCGTTTCTGGCGGAAGGACTGTGGGACGAAATGCGGGTGTTTCGCAGCCCGAAGCTGCTGGGCGATGGTGTCAAAGCCCCGACTGTGCAGGGAAGACTGATCTGCCGGGAGATGATCGGCGACGATGAATTAACTGTTTATCGGCCGGTTTGA
- a CDS encoding glycosyltransferase yields the protein MSSAFVSNTDLISGRINIIIPLFNDWQAVNLLLERIQSVVTASVVQRMAFLIVDDCSVTDYENLPIGIGQSLSILRLYRNVGHQKAIALGLSYLADQDEPQTTIVMDADGEDRPEDIEKLIQQSLSEPGRIVFAHRAKRHEALLFRASYQVYKWLFLLLTGKTITFGNFSLVPAGLLRKLAHVSSIWNNYPGGVIRSRLPYTAVPLERGRRLAGESKMNFVSLILHGLSAVSVLIDTTAVRLVLFSALMIAASVLGIGVVVYMKLFTETAVPGWASYLVASFLIVILQAFLISLLLVFIVLAYRTQVQFIPARQYRDFVERVELIY from the coding sequence TTGAGTAGTGCATTCGTGAGTAACACCGATTTGATTTCTGGTCGTATCAACATCATCATCCCGCTTTTCAACGACTGGCAGGCGGTGAACCTGTTGCTGGAGCGTATTCAGTCGGTTGTTACGGCATCGGTCGTGCAACGGATGGCTTTTCTGATCGTTGACGACTGCTCGGTAACTGATTATGAAAACCTGCCGATCGGTATCGGTCAGTCGCTCTCGATTCTGCGGCTGTACCGGAACGTAGGGCACCAGAAAGCAATTGCACTGGGCCTGTCGTATCTGGCCGATCAGGATGAGCCGCAGACAACCATCGTGATGGACGCTGACGGCGAAGACCGGCCGGAAGACATCGAAAAGCTGATTCAGCAAAGCCTCAGCGAACCCGGCCGAATTGTGTTTGCGCACCGTGCCAAACGCCACGAAGCCTTGTTGTTTCGGGCTTCCTATCAGGTCTATAAGTGGCTCTTTTTACTCCTGACGGGGAAGACCATCACGTTCGGAAATTTCAGTTTAGTACCGGCCGGGCTGTTGCGTAAGCTGGCCCACGTATCGTCGATCTGGAATAATTATCCGGGTGGAGTTATCCGGTCGCGCCTGCCCTATACCGCTGTGCCGCTGGAGCGTGGCCGACGGCTGGCGGGTGAGTCCAAGATGAATTTCGTGTCGCTTATCCTGCACGGACTCAGCGCGGTGTCGGTACTGATCGACACGACGGCGGTGCGACTGGTGCTGTTCAGTGCGTTGATGATTGCGGCCTCCGTGCTGGGCATCGGTGTGGTGGTCTACATGAAGTTGTTCACGGAAACGGCTGTTCCCGGCTGGGCCAGTTATCTGGTAGCATCATTCCTGATCGTAATCCTACAGGCATTCCTGATTTCACTGCTTCTTGTGTTTATCGTGTTAGCCTACCGAACGCAGGTGCAGTTTATTCCAGCCCGGCAGTATCGGGATTTTGTTGAGCGCGTTGAACTGATTTACTGA
- a CDS encoding MBOAT family O-acyltransferase, with protein MLFNSLQFLLFFIVVTLGYFSLKWRGRWVLLLVASCYFYMVFKPSYFLILLLTIIIDYIAGIWIERTHGPARRWLLILSLVSNLGILAFFKYLGFFAENVVWLFDHLSMPSLATQVEGLTNRIFIRVLRFFGENDVSSFKDNVINILPVGLSFHTFQAMSYTIEVYRGNQKAERHFGIYALYVMFYPQLVAGPIERPQNVLWQFHSYFQYDPEEVKAGLMQMAFGLFKKLVIADRLAMLVSYAYSDPSQHNGLTLLVATFFFTFQIYCDFSGYSDIAIGAARVMGFTLMENFRTPYIAQSVSEFWRRWHISLSTWFRDYLYIPLGGNRKGPVRQYANMLIVFLASGLWHGPNWTYVIWGGLNGLYQILAVLRDKLLARLGFINEPARQIHSPASEPKPKSPVMVIINTLITFVLIMLTWVFFRARNLGDALLILRRIATLSWSETINSPMNTVEMWFGVGLIAFLLIKEYVYLTIPTRNTVLFIVLFALTTFATYLLGVFSSNQFIYFQF; from the coding sequence ATGCTATTTAATTCGCTACAATTTCTTCTTTTTTTCATCGTCGTCACGCTCGGCTATTTCAGTCTGAAGTGGCGGGGGCGGTGGGTGTTGCTGCTGGTAGCGAGCTGCTACTTCTACATGGTTTTCAAGCCGTCTTATTTTCTAATTCTGCTGCTGACCATCATCATCGACTACATCGCCGGTATCTGGATCGAGCGAACGCATGGCCCCGCCCGGCGGTGGCTGCTGATTCTGTCGCTGGTGTCGAACCTGGGAATTCTGGCTTTTTTCAAATACCTCGGGTTCTTCGCCGAAAACGTTGTCTGGTTATTCGATCACCTGAGCATGCCCAGTCTGGCGACGCAGGTCGAGGGACTAACAAACCGCATTTTTATCCGGGTGCTTCGCTTTTTCGGCGAGAACGATGTGTCGTCGTTTAAGGACAACGTCATTAATATCCTGCCCGTCGGCCTGTCATTCCACACGTTTCAGGCCATGAGCTACACGATTGAAGTGTACCGGGGAAATCAGAAAGCCGAGCGGCACTTTGGTATCTACGCGCTCTACGTGATGTTCTACCCGCAACTCGTTGCCGGGCCAATCGAGCGCCCGCAGAACGTACTTTGGCAGTTTCATTCCTACTTCCAGTACGATCCCGAAGAGGTGAAAGCGGGCCTGATGCAGATGGCGTTCGGCCTGTTCAAAAAACTCGTCATCGCCGACCGGCTGGCCATGCTGGTCAGCTACGCGTACAGCGATCCGAGTCAGCACAACGGCCTGACGCTGCTGGTGGCTACGTTCTTCTTCACGTTCCAGATCTACTGCGACTTTTCGGGTTATTCAGACATTGCCATCGGTGCTGCTCGGGTCATGGGCTTTACGCTGATGGAAAACTTCCGCACGCCCTACATCGCCCAGTCGGTGTCTGAGTTCTGGCGACGCTGGCACATTTCGCTCTCGACCTGGTTCCGCGATTACCTGTATATCCCGCTGGGGGGCAACCGGAAAGGACCAGTACGGCAGTACGCGAACATGCTGATCGTGTTTCTGGCCAGTGGTCTGTGGCACGGCCCCAACTGGACGTACGTGATCTGGGGCGGGCTAAACGGACTGTATCAGATTCTGGCCGTCCTGCGCGACAAACTACTGGCCCGACTTGGGTTCATCAACGAACCTGCCCGGCAGATTCACTCACCCGCCAGCGAGCCAAAGCCGAAATCGCCCGTAATGGTTATCATCAACACACTCATCACCTTTGTGCTGATCATGCTGACGTGGGTATTTTTCCGCGCCCGTAACCTCGGTGACGCGCTGTTGATTCTACGACGCATTGCCACGCTGTCGTGGTCAGAGACGATCAATAGTCCGATGAATACGGTGGAAATGTGGTTTGGCGTTGGGCTGATCGCCTTCCTGCTCATCAAGGAATATGTCTACCTGACGATCCCAACGCGTAACACGGTGCTGTTCATCGTGCTGTTTGCGCTGACTACTTTCGCAACCTACCTGCTCGGCGTTTTCTCGTCGAATCAGTTTATCTACTTCCAGTTCTAG
- the msrB gene encoding peptide-methionine (R)-S-oxide reductase MsrB: MKSSILFLVIAALIAAGLWGYGTFIAKPRPPHQRPVGATSPGDRRVVKSDADWKKVLDRSAYNVLRNSDTEWAGSSPLNEEHRPGTFVCAACRNPLFRSTAKFESGTGWPSFYQPILSNAIYTEADGNRTEVRCSVCDGHLGHVFEDGPEPTGLRYCMNGVAMQFKPAATQP, from the coding sequence ATGAAATCATCCATTCTGTTTTTAGTGATTGCCGCGCTGATCGCTGCCGGGCTGTGGGGCTACGGTACGTTTATCGCCAAGCCCCGCCCACCCCACCAACGTCCGGTAGGCGCGACCTCCCCCGGTGACCGGCGGGTGGTTAAATCCGATGCCGACTGGAAGAAAGTGCTGGACCGGTCGGCGTATAACGTGCTACGTAACAGCGACACCGAATGGGCCGGCAGCAGTCCGCTCAACGAGGAGCACCGGCCTGGCACGTTTGTTTGTGCCGCCTGCCGGAATCCACTGTTTCGCTCGACGGCAAAGTTCGAGTCAGGAACGGGTTGGCCCAGTTTCTACCAGCCTATCCTATCCAACGCTATTTACACCGAAGCCGACGGCAATCGGACGGAAGTACGCTGCTCGGTGTGCGACGGTCATTTGGGACACGTTTTCGAAGATGGACCCGAGCCAACCGGCCTGCGCTACTGTATGAACGGCGTAGCTATGCAGTTCAAACCAGCGGCAACACAGCCCTAG
- a CDS encoding AAA family ATPase: MQSTSSFTYHAKIRDVFREMSQVVVGQDRLLNRLLIGLFTGGHILLEGVPGLAKTLTINTLAKVLELDFQRIQFTPDLLPADLIGTMIFNQKTAEFEVKQGPIFANLILADEVNRSPAKVQAALLEAMQEKQVTIGEETFLLDRPFLVLATQNPVEQEGTYPLPEAQVDRFMMKVFVDYLSREDELEVMRRMSNMNFDYEVQPVLGKDDLIAIRDEINGITISETLERYIIELVFATRKPLDYGLRDEARYIQFGVSPRASINLNLAAKALAYFDRRDYVLPEDIKEVAPDVFNHRILLNYEAEADQITPLQVIDSILRKVAIGR; the protein is encoded by the coding sequence ATGCAATCCACCTCATCGTTCACCTACCACGCCAAAATCCGGGATGTGTTCCGGGAAATGAGCCAAGTCGTTGTTGGGCAGGACCGGCTGCTTAATCGGCTGCTTATTGGCCTGTTTACGGGTGGACATATTTTGCTTGAAGGCGTTCCAGGACTAGCCAAGACCTTGACCATCAATACGCTGGCGAAAGTACTTGAACTTGATTTCCAGCGTATCCAGTTTACGCCCGACCTGCTACCGGCCGACCTGATCGGTACGATGATCTTCAACCAGAAAACCGCTGAGTTCGAGGTGAAGCAGGGACCTATCTTCGCGAACCTGATTCTGGCCGATGAAGTCAACCGGTCGCCCGCGAAAGTGCAGGCGGCTTTGCTCGAAGCGATGCAGGAAAAGCAGGTGACGATTGGCGAGGAAACGTTTCTGCTCGACCGGCCCTTTCTGGTACTGGCGACGCAAAACCCCGTCGAGCAGGAAGGAACTTACCCCCTGCCCGAAGCACAGGTCGACCGGTTTATGATGAAGGTGTTCGTTGATTACCTGAGCCGGGAAGACGAACTGGAGGTAATGCGCCGGATGTCGAACATGAACTTCGACTATGAGGTACAGCCGGTACTGGGCAAAGACGACCTGATTGCCATTCGCGATGAGATCAACGGTATCACGATCTCGGAAACGCTCGAACGCTATATCATCGAACTGGTTTTCGCTACTCGCAAACCCCTCGACTACGGTCTGCGCGACGAAGCTCGCTACATTCAGTTTGGGGTATCGCCCCGCGCGAGTATCAACCTGAATTTGGCCGCCAAAGCCCTTGCCTACTTCGACCGGCGTGACTATGTATTGCCCGAAGATATCAAAGAGGTTGCCCCGGACGTGTTCAACCACCGCATTCTGCTCAACTACGAAGCTGAAGCCGATCAGATCACCCCGTTGCAAGTCATCGACTCCATCCTCCGCAAAGTCGCCATCGGCCGGTAG
- a CDS encoding Uma2 family endonuclease, whose product MITDISQLDPNGTYTYADYLKWQLDEHVELIRGKILAMSPAPKRMHQSASGNLSYTIRHYFDGETCQVYDAPFDVRLPVQNKKKPEQIYTVVQPDICVICDLTKLDDDGCLGAPDWIIEITSPRTAKYDFDEKFHLYEQAGVREYWIVQPKEKAVNVYVLEGEEFALVDIYESGEIPCRIFPELIVPHERIFR is encoded by the coding sequence ATGATTACAGACATATCGCAGCTCGATCCTAACGGTACGTACACCTATGCCGATTACTTGAAATGGCAGCTTGATGAACACGTCGAATTGATTCGGGGAAAGATTCTGGCTATGTCGCCTGCGCCCAAACGGATGCATCAGAGCGCGTCGGGCAATCTTTCTTACACTATTCGTCACTATTTCGACGGCGAGACGTGCCAAGTTTATGACGCACCCTTCGACGTTCGTTTACCGGTCCAGAATAAGAAGAAACCCGAACAGATTTACACCGTTGTTCAGCCCGATATCTGCGTCATTTGCGATTTGACAAAGCTGGATGACGATGGTTGTCTGGGTGCGCCCGACTGGATCATTGAAATCACGTCCCCCCGAACGGCCAAGTATGACTTCGACGAGAAGTTTCACCTCTACGAGCAGGCAGGCGTTCGCGAATACTGGATCGTTCAGCCGAAAGAAAAGGCAGTCAACGTGTATGTGCTTGAGGGCGAAGAATTTGCTCTGGTCGACATCTACGAGTCAGGCGAGATTCCCTGCCGTATCTTCCCGGAACTGATTGTGCCGCACGAACGTATTTTTCGGTAG
- the prmC gene encoding peptide chain release factor N(5)-glutamine methyltransferase, giving the protein MATAKPLYDRLKKNITAYSPEEAREMAFMLLDHYFGLRKTDVLTDKPLPPNRTEPDWFKILERLNRQEPIQHVIGTTIFCGLEFEVSPDVLIPRPETEDLVRLIMHDFADRTDDVPIVDIGTGSGCIAITLSRFLPQSVVTGWDVSEEALELARHNAQSLNADVTFAIQDILNVPADFAHRFDCVVSNPPYVTRSEAAEMDRNVLDYEPGLALFVEDNDPLVFYKAVADFCVRHLTKDGACYVEINERFGDATRQVFADRGFSRIQVYKDIHGKDRSIRATF; this is encoded by the coding sequence ATGGCAACTGCCAAACCCCTATACGACCGGCTAAAGAAAAACATCACGGCTTATTCGCCCGAAGAAGCCCGTGAAATGGCATTCATGCTGCTCGATCACTACTTCGGCCTGCGCAAAACCGACGTGCTGACGGACAAACCGCTGCCGCCCAACCGCACCGAGCCCGACTGGTTCAAGATTCTGGAACGGCTCAACCGGCAGGAGCCAATTCAGCACGTCATCGGCACGACGATTTTCTGCGGACTTGAATTCGAAGTGTCGCCCGACGTCCTGATTCCGCGCCCTGAAACGGAAGACCTCGTCCGGCTGATTATGCACGACTTCGCCGACCGCACCGACGACGTGCCCATCGTGGACATCGGCACGGGTAGTGGCTGCATCGCCATTACGCTGTCGCGGTTTCTGCCGCAGTCGGTCGTGACGGGCTGGGACGTGTCGGAAGAGGCCCTCGAGCTGGCTCGGCACAACGCCCAAAGTCTTAACGCCGACGTCACTTTTGCCATTCAGGACATCCTAAACGTACCCGCCGACTTCGCCCACCGCTTCGACTGCGTCGTCAGTAACCCGCCCTACGTAACCCGCTCGGAAGCCGCCGAGATGGACCGCAACGTGCTCGACTACGAACCCGGCTTGGCGCTGTTTGTTGAGGATAACGACCCGCTGGTGTTCTATAAGGCCGTCGCTGACTTCTGCGTACGCCACCTGACGAAAGACGGGGCTTGTTACGTTGAAATAAACGAGCGCTTCGGCGACGCTACCCGGCAGGTGTTCGCCGACCGGGGCTTCTCCCGCATTCAGGTCTACAAAGACATCCACGGCAAGGACCGCAGCATCCGGGCTACTTTTTAA